Part of the Candidatus Babeliales bacterium genome is shown below.
CCCTGTTTGCCAATTTGTTCAAAACCTTCATGGGTTTCAGGAAGCATGAGTGCAAATTCCATATCCTTTTGACCTGGTGGGCATACGGTAAGCCATCGGGAATCACCAAATTTGGCATCAGTATGAATTTCAAAGCCAAGCTTTTCAGTATAAAAATTCAGTGCCCGTTCTTGATCTTTTACTAAAATAGTTATGTGAGTTAATTGTTGAATCATGTTCAATTCCTTTCTTTATAGCTTTATCTATTTTTCAAGATATCAAAAAATAGATAAGGGGAAAATGTAAATTTTAAAAGCAAAGATATCTGGGTAGTTATTTTTAATGTATAATTAATAGATAATTGCTTAGGGGTCTAATAATACTAATCTTTTTTAAATGGAAAAATATGAAAAACAACATTGTTCTTTTTATTATTTTATGTGGATCGACTTTATTGCATGCAGGATTGATTGAAAATTTAAAGGAATCTAAGCAAGAAGTTGAGGAAAAAGCATCAGAGGCATGGGATCTTACTCAATTACCCAAAGAGGTTGGTTCACAAATTGTTCTTTTTTCTAGAGTTAATGATATACGGCAAGCATACGAAGCGCATAATAATTATTGCTTATCCAATAGTGATTTATACAAAAAAGAAGATAAATCAAAAAAAAATTGTGATACCTGTGTATGGAGCTATGCAAAAGTAGTGCAGGGTTTGGTGAAGGGCAGTATTACTCAATTCTCATTAAGTCCGTCTTATTGGGCGTTTCTTTATGTTAGCATTAATATTAAAATGCCCGGATTAGCAGAGCAAGAAATTATTGTAGCACGCAAAAATGAACAAAAAATCATAGAAGTTATTAAAAAATTACCGTTTATTGGCAGAAGTAAAATTGTATTATTTAAATTAACTGATGACAAACAGTTTTTATTTACTCAAGAGCATAAAAAGAAAGTAATTGGTTTTCATCCAACAGTTGATTTAGAGGACATTTTTAATTTAATTATACGTAAGCGCATAGAAAATGATGAGTATAAAATTATAAAAGAGATTGAATTACCTAATGATGAAAAATATGTAGCTCTCGATTATTTTTCTGAATTTAGTGCTGTTGGATTGCTAAAAGACGATGAAAAAACCGTAAAGTTTATTCCTTTAAATGAAGATAAAGCTATATTAATAAGGCAGATTTAATGATCTATCTTAAAAAAAAAGCTAAATAATGACTAATGCAGAACAAAAATATCGTATTAATTATTATCTTTATTTTTTTAACTCCTGCGTTTTTGCATGCGGGTTTTTGGAAAAAGTTATTACCGAATAAAAAGAAAATATCCCAATTAACCTCAAATAAAATTGCACAGCTGCCTAATGAATTGAAATCAGAAATTGCTTTTTATTGTTGTATAAACGAAGCGCAAAAAAAACTTTATGAACGAAAAAAATATGAATTAGATGAATTAAGTCAAAAATTATATTATAAAACTAACAAGAGAAGTAAGAATTTTAAAAGTCAAAGACCTATAACTTACTGGCCAGGAAAAATCGCAGCATTTGATTTTATTGGTAATCAATTATTTCTTTTGATTGCATGTACTCGACCGAATTGGCAAACAATTGTACTTGAAGGGAGAGAAAGTGATATTGAACTTTATAGGAATGCTTCAATAAAACAAAAAATAGAACAATTTGCTATCTGCCCACAAAAAAAATTATTATTTACTATTGAAAAAGGAGAATATTATCAATTGCTTGTAATTCGGCAATTTAATGAGGAGACTAAGAAATTTAATGATAAACAATTTAAATTATATGATTTACCTTTTAATGAAATATATAGCGATATAAGTTATAATCCAGAATTTGATATGATAATGCTTTTAAAGAATTCAAATAATATAAAATTTTTTCCATTGAGCAATATCGATTTCATGTCAGATAACTTATCAAATTATTTAAGAAGAAATTTAGTTTGCAAATCATTATCATAAATATAAATTCATGAAGAAATTTTTAGCTTTTTTAATTTTAATTTTTTTTATTCCGTCGACAATATTTTGCCAAGAACTGCAGAATGAAGAAGTGATACTAAATTATTGTAAAGAATTGCCAGACGAATTGAAAAAGATAATTTTTTATTGGTATAAAATATACCGTTTAGTCTATTACAAAGAAAACAAAAAATATTACTTTGATCAAAACAATAAAAGGCATTTTATAAAAGAAGAAGAAGACAAAAAATATATAATATGGCAAATACCAAAAACAATTTTACTTGCCGATATAAAAAACCGACTTTTTTATCAACATGAATCAGGCTTGTTTTTTTTAATTGATTGCAAAAAAAATAATTGGCGTAATATTCCTGAACAGCACCTTTATTGTCTTCAAGATCCTAATTGGCATTATACGTTACAATTTTTTAAGCCAACGAATGATATATTTCGCTTTATGATATCTGAGGATAAAACTATGGTTATTACTGAAGAATATGCTAGTAATCAAAAATGCTTACATTATCAAGAGCCATATCATCGGCTTACGATTTATAAGAAAAATGAAAAAAAGTATATTAAAGACATTAATATGAGCATCGAATTACCCCTTAA
Proteins encoded:
- a CDS encoding VOC family protein translates to MIQQLTHITILVKDQERALNFYTEKLGFEIHTDAKFGDSRWLTVCPPGQKDMEFALMLPETHEGFEQIGKQG